Proteins from a single region of Natrinema salifodinae:
- a CDS encoding MFS transporter has translation MSLEREQAEEEVDPWDAFRQFFALERDVLVLSAAMFAFSLGFQMTNRYMAEYMSALGASAFVVGLFGTVGNVISAVYPYPGGAISDRIGSRYALTAFGLCSTLGFGIWLLAPAVADATAGSSSPAILAIFVGLVLAQAWKSFGLGATFAIVKQSVPSSKLAAGFASTETFRRTAFLVGPLFAAALFYPFGSTDGEIVTAFQLILLVAVAFGAVGTVVQHILYRPDADDIGKEFEGVSQLFTDLREMPAELRPLLVGDTLVRFANGMVYVFFVLVVTRFLEVGLSLSLPAVGAVELSPQSYFGILLGIEMLVALLTMIPVAKAAEHIGLKPVVALGFAVYAIFPILLINAPDDAAVLALLFAFSGLRFAGLPAHKALIVGPAERGAGGRVTGAYYLLRNLIVIPSAALGGLLWGGFANPLTGDQAFAGDPTVAFTIATAIGLVGTAYFLVFGEGFDAYQ, from the coding sequence ATGAGCCTCGAGCGGGAGCAGGCCGAAGAGGAGGTCGATCCGTGGGACGCGTTTCGGCAGTTCTTCGCGCTCGAGCGCGACGTCCTCGTCCTCTCGGCGGCGATGTTCGCCTTCAGCCTCGGGTTTCAGATGACGAACCGGTACATGGCCGAGTACATGTCGGCCCTGGGGGCGTCGGCGTTCGTCGTCGGCCTGTTCGGGACGGTCGGAAACGTCATCAGCGCCGTTTACCCATATCCAGGCGGGGCGATCTCGGACCGGATCGGCTCGCGGTACGCCCTGACCGCCTTCGGTCTCTGCTCGACGCTCGGCTTCGGGATCTGGTTGCTCGCGCCCGCGGTCGCGGACGCGACGGCCGGTTCGTCATCGCCGGCGATTCTCGCGATCTTCGTCGGCCTGGTGCTCGCCCAGGCCTGGAAGTCCTTCGGACTCGGGGCGACCTTCGCGATCGTCAAGCAGTCGGTGCCGTCCTCGAAGCTAGCCGCCGGCTTCGCGAGCACCGAAACGTTCCGCCGGACGGCCTTCCTCGTCGGCCCCCTGTTCGCCGCCGCGCTGTTCTATCCGTTCGGGTCGACCGACGGCGAGATCGTCACCGCCTTCCAGCTGATTTTGCTCGTCGCCGTCGCGTTCGGCGCTGTCGGGACGGTCGTCCAACATATCCTCTACCGGCCCGACGCGGACGACATCGGCAAGGAGTTCGAAGGCGTCTCGCAACTGTTCACCGATCTCCGAGAGATGCCCGCCGAGCTCCGGCCCCTGCTCGTCGGGGACACGCTCGTTCGCTTCGCCAACGGGATGGTCTACGTCTTCTTCGTCCTCGTCGTCACGCGCTTCCTCGAGGTCGGGCTCTCGCTGTCCCTGCCGGCGGTCGGCGCGGTCGAGCTCTCACCGCAGTCGTACTTCGGGATCCTGCTGGGAATCGAGATGCTGGTCGCCCTCCTGACGATGATCCCGGTCGCCAAGGCCGCCGAGCACATCGGGCTCAAGCCCGTGGTCGCGCTCGGATTCGCGGTCTACGCGATCTTCCCGATCCTGCTGATCAACGCGCCCGACGACGCCGCCGTTCTCGCCCTCCTCTTTGCCTTCTCCGGACTCCGATTCGCGGGCCTGCCCGCCCACAAGGCCCTGATCGTCGGCCCGGCCGAACGGGGCGCCGGCGGCCGGGTGACCGGCGCCTACTACCTCCTGCGGAACCTGATCGTCATCCCGAGCGCGGCGCTGGGCGGCCTGCTCTGGGGCGGCTTCGCGAATCCGCTGACCGGCGACCAGGCGTTCGCCGGCGATCCGACGGTCGCCTTTACGATCGCGACGGCGATCGGGCTCGTCGGCACCGCCTACTTCCTCGTCTTCGGCGAGGGGTTCGACGCCTACCAGTAG
- a CDS encoding stage II sporulation protein M has protein sequence MALSDFVAAVVAVLRRRPSDILPMYLLGVALTAVVRVVPFLAVAVAYLSLATTGRLAAIRTHLADLDSPPDPNADPEAFEAWASGLEPVVEQLLTPSLVALAGVTVVASLVLFVLGSAVVAAGQLAACYGRLRNNRGLVAGLAGARRYWPRFLGLFVLEFLCWAVVLGTVGVGTALFAGAASLATQSAVLAAPVVLLAIPVTIAVLAVVRALFAFAPVAVVVDDAGVFGSLRRAAGFVRAQPVGAAFYCVLAVGSIIALSTISGLLSLVDVVALGSLLTSLVLFPILDLLKTALYCGHRNRLSPPEPPTRSVREQLRTGLRRGWTELTAFVRARPGTHALVVGLAVLGFGAGWLAAEPVAGTFETSIAARLEGHFPPAAAIELFGNNWLVAFTTAYGGVALALPAIVSLLFNGVSMGVIARLEVAPTELAAFVVPHGLLEIPAILIATALGISVGRVAWRTWRGRAGRPDLADALERAFWVLIGIGLLLAVAAVIEGFVSPYYYRPFV, from the coding sequence ATGGCGCTGTCAGATTTCGTCGCCGCCGTCGTCGCCGTCCTGCGTCGTCGCCCGTCCGATATCCTGCCGATGTACCTGCTCGGCGTCGCGCTCACAGCGGTCGTCCGCGTCGTCCCGTTTCTCGCGGTCGCCGTCGCGTACCTCTCGCTCGCGACGACCGGCCGGCTCGCGGCGATCCGGACGCACCTGGCCGATCTCGACTCGCCGCCGGATCCGAACGCCGACCCCGAGGCGTTCGAGGCGTGGGCCAGCGGCCTCGAGCCGGTCGTCGAGCAGTTGCTCACGCCGTCGCTGGTCGCCCTCGCGGGCGTGACGGTCGTCGCGAGTCTCGTCCTCTTCGTCCTCGGCTCCGCCGTCGTCGCCGCGGGCCAGCTCGCGGCCTGCTACGGCCGGCTGCGAAACAACCGCGGACTCGTCGCTGGGCTCGCAGGAGCCCGCCGCTACTGGCCGCGGTTCCTCGGCCTGTTCGTCCTCGAATTCCTCTGTTGGGCGGTCGTCCTCGGCACCGTCGGCGTCGGAACGGCGCTGTTCGCCGGCGCGGCCTCGCTTGCGACCCAGTCCGCGGTGCTCGCCGCCCCCGTCGTCCTACTGGCGATCCCCGTCACGATCGCCGTCCTCGCCGTCGTCCGCGCGCTGTTCGCGTTCGCCCCGGTCGCGGTCGTCGTCGACGACGCGGGCGTCTTCGGCTCGCTGCGACGCGCCGCCGGGTTCGTGCGCGCGCAGCCGGTCGGCGCGGCCTTCTACTGCGTCCTCGCAGTCGGATCGATCATCGCCCTCTCGACGATCAGCGGCTTGCTCTCGCTCGTCGACGTAGTCGCCCTCGGTTCGCTGCTCACGTCGCTCGTCCTGTTTCCGATTCTGGATCTGCTGAAGACGGCGCTGTACTGCGGTCATCGAAACCGCCTGTCCCCGCCGGAGCCGCCGACTCGCTCGGTTCGCGAGCAGCTCCGAACGGGGCTCCGCCGCGGCTGGACCGAACTGACCGCGTTCGTCCGAGCGCGACCGGGAACGCACGCGCTCGTCGTCGGCCTGGCCGTCCTCGGATTCGGTGCCGGCTGGCTGGCCGCCGAGCCCGTCGCCGGGACGTTCGAGACGTCGATCGCGGCCCGCCTCGAGGGTCACTTCCCGCCGGCGGCCGCGATCGAACTGTTCGGCAACAACTGGCTGGTCGCGTTCACGACGGCCTACGGCGGCGTCGCGCTCGCGCTCCCCGCGATCGTCTCGCTGCTTTTCAACGGCGTCTCCATGGGCGTCATCGCCCGCCTCGAGGTCGCACCGACGGAGCTCGCTGCCTTCGTCGTCCCCCACGGACTCCTCGAGATTCCGGCGATCCTGATCGCGACCGCGCTCGGGATCTCCGTGGGCCGGGTTGCCTGGCGGACGTGGCGCGGTCGCGCCGGTCGCCCGGACCTGGCGGACGCCCTCGAACGGGCGTTCTGGGTCCTGATCGGAATCGGACTCCTGCTGGCGGTCGCCGCGGTCATCGAGGGGTTCGTCAGCCCGTATTACTACCGCCCCTTCGTCTGA
- a CDS encoding MBL fold metallo-hydrolase has protein sequence MVTTISPERLAELQDEAGAQSENGDESGDADYVLLDTRPEDSYAAWHIADAVHFPFGPEEDLDGRLDDLRDTVGDAERVITVCAKGISSGNLASRLESATDEYDVATVEGGMKGWSGVYDHAKIDVGAGDDLTIVQVQRRAKGCLGYVVGCAATGEAVVVDPTADVDEYKIAAEEVDLEITGVIDTHVHADHVSGGRDLADDLDVPYYLGARAAERGVDLEYTPLERNEVLEVGDRELKAVFAPGHTSEMITLLVDDRALLTADTLHVDSTGRTELEFSEDAGEKGAELLYETLHRTILAEPEDVVVLPGHVTVTADGAFAHGAPGEPIETTIRDARTGIDLLGLEEDEFVERMADAGEKPSNYEEIIDLNRGATSEPPEERTELELGPNNCSA, from the coding sequence ATGGTCACCACGATCTCGCCCGAGCGGCTCGCGGAACTGCAGGACGAGGCCGGGGCCCAGAGTGAGAACGGGGACGAAAGTGGAGATGCGGACTACGTCCTCCTCGACACCAGGCCCGAAGACAGCTACGCGGCCTGGCACATCGCGGACGCGGTCCACTTCCCGTTCGGTCCCGAGGAGGACCTGGACGGCCGCCTCGACGACCTCCGGGACACCGTCGGGGACGCCGAGCGCGTGATCACCGTCTGCGCGAAGGGCATCTCGTCGGGGAACCTGGCGAGCCGCCTCGAGTCGGCGACCGACGAGTACGACGTCGCGACCGTCGAGGGCGGCATGAAGGGGTGGAGCGGCGTCTATGATCACGCCAAAATCGACGTCGGCGCCGGCGACGACCTGACGATCGTTCAGGTCCAGCGGCGCGCGAAGGGCTGTCTGGGCTACGTCGTCGGCTGCGCGGCTACCGGCGAGGCCGTCGTCGTCGATCCGACTGCCGACGTCGACGAGTACAAAATCGCGGCCGAGGAGGTGGACCTCGAGATCACGGGCGTGATCGATACGCACGTCCACGCCGACCACGTCTCGGGCGGTCGCGACCTCGCGGACGACCTCGACGTGCCCTACTACCTCGGTGCGCGGGCCGCCGAACGCGGCGTCGACCTGGAATACACGCCCCTCGAGCGAAACGAGGTGCTCGAAGTCGGCGACCGCGAGCTCAAGGCCGTGTTCGCGCCTGGCCACACCAGCGAGATGATCACCCTGCTAGTCGACGACCGGGCGCTATTGACCGCCGACACGCTCCACGTCGACTCCACGGGCCGGACTGAACTCGAGTTCAGCGAGGATGCGGGGGAGAAAGGCGCCGAACTGCTCTACGAGACGCTCCACCGGACGATCCTGGCCGAACCCGAGGACGTCGTCGTGCTTCCGGGCCACGTGACCGTCACCGCCGACGGGGCGTTCGCACACGGCGCGCCAGGCGAGCCGATCGAGACGACGATCCGCGACGCGCGGACGGGGATCGACCTGCTCGGCCTCGAAGAAGACGAGTTCGTCGAGCGGATGGCGGACGCCGGAGAGAAGCCGTCGAACTACGAGGAGATCATCGATCTGAACCGCGGCGCGACGTCCGAGCCGCCCGAGGAGCGAACGGAACTCGAACTCGGGCCGAACAACTGTTCGGCCTGA
- a CDS encoding nuclear transport factor 2 family protein translates to MDAAALVRRYYDALDEHDYDALEAVLAPEFVQHRPDRTFEDRESFVRFMREERPNPDTRHELEDVIAGDDRAAARGRVVEAGERDDGDGTVLFEFADFFDLADGRLARLETYSR, encoded by the coding sequence ATGGATGCGGCCGCCCTCGTCCGACGCTACTACGACGCGCTCGACGAGCACGACTACGACGCACTCGAAGCGGTTCTCGCACCCGAGTTCGTCCAGCATCGTCCCGATCGCACGTTCGAGGACCGCGAGTCGTTCGTCCGGTTCATGCGCGAGGAGCGGCCGAACCCCGACACGCGCCACGAACTCGAGGACGTGATCGCCGGGGACGACCGCGCCGCGGCCCGCGGTCGCGTGGTTGAAGCGGGAGAGCGAGACGACGGTGACGGAACGGTACTCTTCGAATTCGCCGACTTCTTCGACCTCGCGGACGGCCGACTCGCCCGTCTCGAGACCTACTCGCGGTGA
- a CDS encoding Rieske (2Fe-2S) protein, whose amino-acid sequence MATADEFQAAVPLDDLRETTRELVTVDGTAIALFYHEDEIRAVDNRCPHMGFPLSEGSVEDGILTCHWHHARFELSCGDTFDPWADDVRTYPTEIRDGTVYVNPNPPRELPPDEHWANRLETGLEENLRLVVAKSTIGLLDAGVDYREPMATALEFGTRYRDSGWGPGLTILGCLANVIDDLDPADRKRALYTGVRHVADDCADQPPNFDQPSFSTDEVAFDRLKAWFRNCIEVRDADGAERCLRTAVATGRSESEVAELLFAAATDHPYLSTGHVLDFANTAFESLEHVGWEHAGETLASLIEPLATADRSDERSSWRQPVDLVALLEDAYGGDVTVTSRLEALASEGGEGAGRDWSPPAEFQDTLLSDDPEAVVDALATAVDNGASTEDLAAEVAHAAATRVAQFGTANEFGDWNTVHHTFTYANAVHQSARRTDAVELYRGVFDAALSVYLDRFLNTPPAPVPAPGDNETGRDPAAIREELLATFDVEGEVNEAGRLVAEHFDCGGDPDELKRTLGHGLLREDAGFHTLQNLEAAFRQFDLADERAEQAVTRDGRASERGDRADESAAAIDLERRRRVPLIATARYLAAHFPTRRQAEQTFSIAARLNRGETIHDE is encoded by the coding sequence ATGGCAACGGCAGACGAATTTCAGGCGGCCGTACCGCTGGACGACTTGCGAGAGACGACCCGCGAACTGGTGACCGTCGACGGCACGGCGATCGCGCTGTTCTACCACGAGGACGAGATTCGCGCGGTCGACAATCGCTGTCCGCACATGGGGTTTCCCCTCAGCGAGGGCAGCGTCGAGGACGGCATCCTTACCTGTCACTGGCACCACGCGCGGTTCGAACTCTCCTGCGGCGATACGTTCGATCCCTGGGCCGACGACGTCCGGACGTATCCGACCGAAATCCGGGACGGCACCGTCTACGTGAACCCGAATCCGCCCCGCGAGTTGCCGCCCGACGAGCACTGGGCGAATCGCTTGGAGACCGGTCTCGAGGAAAACCTCCGACTCGTCGTCGCGAAATCGACGATCGGTCTGTTGGACGCCGGCGTCGACTATCGCGAACCGATGGCGACCGCCCTCGAGTTCGGAACCCGCTACCGGGACTCGGGTTGGGGACCCGGCCTGACGATCCTGGGCTGCCTGGCGAACGTGATCGACGACCTCGACCCGGCGGACCGGAAGCGGGCGCTGTACACCGGCGTTCGTCACGTCGCAGACGACTGCGCCGACCAGCCGCCGAACTTCGACCAGCCGTCGTTCTCGACCGACGAGGTCGCGTTCGATCGGCTGAAGGCCTGGTTCCGAAACTGCATCGAGGTGCGCGACGCCGACGGCGCCGAGCGGTGCCTCCGAACCGCCGTCGCGACGGGCCGGTCCGAGTCCGAGGTCGCCGAACTGCTCTTCGCCGCCGCGACCGACCACCCCTACCTCTCGACCGGGCACGTGCTCGATTTCGCCAACACGGCCTTCGAGAGCCTCGAGCACGTCGGCTGGGAGCACGCCGGCGAGACGCTGGCGAGCCTGATCGAACCGCTCGCGACCGCCGACCGCAGCGACGAGCGGTCCTCGTGGCGCCAGCCAGTCGACCTGGTCGCGCTGCTCGAGGACGCCTACGGCGGCGACGTGACGGTGACGAGCAGGCTGGAAGCACTCGCGAGCGAGGGAGGCGAGGGTGCTGGACGGGACTGGTCGCCGCCCGCCGAGTTCCAGGACACGCTGCTGTCGGATGACCCCGAAGCCGTCGTCGACGCGCTCGCGACCGCCGTCGACAACGGAGCGTCGACCGAGGACCTTGCGGCCGAGGTCGCGCACGCGGCCGCGACTCGCGTCGCGCAGTTCGGGACCGCCAACGAGTTCGGCGACTGGAACACCGTCCACCACACGTTCACGTACGCGAACGCGGTCCACCAGAGCGCGCGGCGGACGGACGCGGTCGAACTCTACCGCGGCGTTTTCGACGCCGCCCTCTCCGTCTACCTCGATCGGTTCCTCAACACGCCGCCCGCGCCCGTTCCCGCCCCCGGCGACAACGAGACCGGCCGCGATCCCGCGGCGATCCGCGAGGAACTGCTGGCGACCTTCGACGTCGAAGGCGAGGTGAACGAGGCCGGCCGCCTGGTCGCCGAGCACTTCGACTGCGGCGGTGATCCCGACGAATTGAAGCGGACGCTCGGCCATGGATTGCTGCGCGAGGACGCCGGCTTCCACACGCTCCAGAACCTCGAGGCGGCGTTCCGGCAGTTCGATCTCGCCGACGAGCGAGCCGAGCAAGCGGTAACGCGCGACGGGCGGGCGTCGGAACGGGGGGACCGCGCGGACGAGTCCGCGGCTGCGATCGATCTCGAGCGGCGCCGTCGCGTGCCGTTGATCGCGACGGCCCGCTACCTGGCCGCCCACTTTCCGACGCGGCGCCAGGCGGAGCAGACGTTCTCGATCGCCGCGCGGCTCAACCGCGGCGAGACGATCCACGACGAGTAG
- a CDS encoding DUF367 family protein, with the protein MECHVYYEGDDDPAKCTARRLEKFDKATLYRSMGQVPYGVVLNPHADQALSPADAADGLGTLVALDCSWESAEAASFRMNGVHRALPFLVAANPVNYGRPFRLTTVEALAGACCIFGERERAEELLEPFRWGETFLTLNEEPLRRYSECADSSEVVAVQEDYLADEDEGDASTDEG; encoded by the coding sequence GTGGAGTGTCACGTCTACTACGAGGGCGACGACGACCCCGCCAAGTGCACCGCCCGACGCCTCGAGAAGTTCGATAAGGCGACCCTCTACCGGTCGATGGGGCAGGTGCCCTACGGCGTCGTCCTCAACCCCCACGCCGACCAGGCGCTCTCGCCGGCCGACGCCGCGGACGGCCTGGGGACGCTGGTCGCGCTGGACTGCTCGTGGGAGTCCGCCGAGGCGGCGTCGTTCCGGATGAACGGCGTCCACCGGGCGCTGCCCTTCCTCGTCGCCGCCAATCCGGTCAACTACGGCCGGCCGTTCCGCCTAACCACCGTCGAAGCCCTCGCCGGCGCCTGTTGCATCTTCGGGGAGCGAGAGCGGGCCGAGGAGCTGCTCGAGCCGTTCCGCTGGGGCGAGACCTTCCTGACGCTCAACGAGGAACCCCTGCGTCGGTACAGCGAGTGCGCGGACTCGAGCGAAGTCGTCGCGGTCCAGGAGGACTACCTGGCCGACGAGGACGAGGGTGACGCCTCGACTGACGAGGGGTGA
- a CDS encoding 50S ribosomal protein L40e, whose amino-acid sequence MPSFDAAERRTLEKMICMRCNARNPKRADSCRKCGYEKLRPKAKEPRAA is encoded by the coding sequence ATGCCAAGTTTCGACGCCGCCGAGAGACGGACGCTCGAGAAGATGATCTGCATGCGCTGTAACGCTCGCAACCCGAAGCGAGCCGACAGCTGCCGCAAGTGCGGCTACGAGAAGCTTCGCCCCAAGGCGAAGGAACCCCGCGCCGCATAA
- a CDS encoding MBL fold metallo-hydrolase, protein MEVYHVTEDTETFTCNAYLAVGDRTTLVDAGAMDGVVDEIRSHTDDLEAVVLTHQHGDHVERLESVVDAFDPDVYAYADHPTRTRELDDGDTVTIGDEEFDVVYTPGHADDHVSLVSETTLFSGDVVVHDDGAFDYGSFGRTDMAGQSRERLIQSIEDLLDRMPDGVEHMYAGHGDVFHGDVRDVVETALERAEKREPKYPDE, encoded by the coding sequence ATGGAGGTTTATCACGTCACCGAAGACACGGAGACGTTCACCTGCAACGCCTACCTCGCCGTCGGCGACCGGACGACCCTGGTCGACGCGGGGGCGATGGACGGCGTCGTCGACGAGATTCGCTCGCACACCGACGACCTCGAGGCCGTCGTCCTGACCCACCAGCACGGCGACCACGTCGAGCGACTCGAGAGCGTCGTCGACGCCTTCGATCCCGACGTGTACGCCTACGCGGACCATCCGACGCGGACCCGCGAACTCGACGACGGCGACACCGTCACGATCGGCGACGAGGAGTTCGACGTCGTCTACACGCCGGGCCACGCCGACGATCACGTCTCCCTGGTTTCGGAGACGACGCTGTTCTCCGGCGACGTAGTCGTCCACGACGACGGGGCATTCGACTACGGGAGCTTCGGCCGCACCGACATGGCCGGCCAGTCCCGCGAGCGGCTCATCCAGAGCATCGAGGACCTTCTCGATCGAATGCCAGACGGCGTCGAGCACATGTACGCGGGTCACGGCGACGTCTTCCACGGGGACGTGCGCGATGTCGTCGAGACGGCGCTCGAGCGGGCGGAAAAGCGGGAGCCGAAGTACCCAGACGAGTAG
- a CDS encoding DUF5786 family protein, whose product MGFGSYDESEQQEVDADFDDDDAVKSGENSHEGTIEFENGATSDELLDRLQEIKDDDE is encoded by the coding sequence ATGGGATTCGGGAGCTACGACGAATCCGAGCAACAAGAAGTCGACGCTGATTTTGACGACGATGACGCAGTCAAGTCCGGGGAGAACAGCCACGAAGGCACAATCGAGTTCGAAAACGGTGCGACCAGCGACGAGCTGCTCGATCGGCTACAGGAGATCAAAGACGACGACGAATGA
- a CDS encoding endonuclease dU, with amino-acid sequence MKPGVRALGVAESYRERDGRDRNRSTLAGAVVRADRVCDGLAYDACTVGGTDATDAVIRLVDEVGRPDVRYVLLGAVAPAWYNLLDLSRIHEAAARPVLAVTFEASDGLAAGLEDAFSGTELEQRLATYRALPARRDLTVNDETVYVRAVGLDPDEADDVVRSFTPVGGRPEPIRVARLAARAADSYARSFE; translated from the coding sequence ATGAAGCCCGGGGTGCGGGCGCTGGGCGTCGCCGAATCGTACCGCGAGCGCGACGGTCGCGATCGAAATCGGAGCACGCTCGCCGGCGCCGTCGTCCGCGCGGACCGCGTCTGTGACGGCCTCGCGTACGACGCCTGTACCGTCGGCGGCACCGACGCGACCGATGCGGTGATCCGCCTGGTCGACGAGGTGGGTCGCCCGGACGTCCGGTACGTCCTGCTCGGCGCCGTCGCCCCCGCCTGGTACAACCTCCTCGATCTCTCGCGGATTCACGAGGCGGCCGCCCGCCCGGTTCTGGCCGTCACCTTCGAGGCCAGCGACGGGCTCGCGGCCGGTCTCGAAGATGCGTTTTCGGGCACCGAACTCGAACAGCGCCTGGCGACTTACCGAGCGCTGCCGGCGCGGCGCGACCTGACGGTCAACGACGAGACGGTCTACGTCAGAGCCGTCGGCCTCGACCCCGACGAAGCCGACGACGTCGTCCGGTCGTTCACCCCCGTCGGCGGCCGCCCGGAACCGATTCGCGTCGCCCGCCTGGCGGCGCGGGCGGCGGATTCGTACGCTCGTTCGTTCGAGTAG
- a CDS encoding uracil-DNA glycosylase produces MGDMEDLCVTDCTRCPALVDSRSRIVNGGGPEDADLLFVGEGPGANEDEQGEPFVGRSGTVLDDGLRTVGLDRSDVRITNCVRCRPPENRDPKTDELANCRGYLEREIELLDPDVIVTLGKVPSEHLLGRSVAVTKEAGTLEEVRIEDAPRRLLICVHPAATLYDRSQEETFENALQRAAELAGVADGESGQTRLDGF; encoded by the coding sequence ATGGGCGACATGGAGGATCTCTGCGTCACGGACTGTACGCGCTGCCCGGCGCTGGTCGACTCCCGCAGCCGGATCGTCAACGGCGGCGGCCCGGAGGACGCCGATCTCCTGTTCGTCGGCGAGGGCCCGGGCGCCAACGAGGACGAGCAGGGCGAACCGTTCGTCGGCCGCAGCGGCACCGTTCTGGACGACGGGCTCCGGACGGTCGGGCTCGACCGCAGCGACGTTCGCATCACCAACTGCGTGCGCTGCCGGCCGCCGGAGAACCGCGACCCGAAGACGGACGAACTCGCGAACTGCCGCGGCTACCTCGAACGGGAGATCGAACTCCTCGACCCGGACGTGATCGTCACGCTGGGCAAGGTCCCGAGCGAACACCTGCTGGGTCGCTCGGTCGCGGTGACCAAAGAGGCGGGCACGCTCGAAGAGGTCCGGATCGAGGACGCGCCGCGTCGGCTCCTGATCTGCGTCCACCCGGCCGCGACGCTGTACGATCGGAGCCAGGAAGAGACGTTCGAGAACGCCCTCCAGCGGGCGGCGGAACTCGCGGGCGTCGCCGACGGCGAGAGCGGGCAGACGCGACTCGACGGATTCTGA
- the hisH gene encoding imidazole glycerol phosphate synthase subunit HisH — protein MSTASSPQEQSLASVVVVDYGLGNLRSVTRGLERAGADVEITDDPDAFAAADGVVLPGVGAFREGVENADPLREDLLEVAESGTPLFGICLGMQMLLTTSEEGDNEGESAVQGLDLIPGTNVRFAEGQKVPHMGWNELDVRRDHPLVEGIDSGASETHRENGSVEGGSVDGNYAYFVHSYYAMPDDENAVVATTDYEREFPSIVANEAGNVFGTQFHPEKSGETGLQILRNFVEICADE, from the coding sequence ATGAGCACCGCTTCGTCTCCACAGGAGCAGTCTCTCGCCTCCGTAGTCGTCGTCGATTACGGGTTGGGGAACCTCCGGAGCGTCACCCGCGGCCTCGAACGCGCGGGCGCCGACGTCGAGATTACCGACGATCCGGACGCCTTCGCCGCGGCCGACGGCGTCGTCCTGCCCGGCGTCGGCGCGTTCCGCGAGGGCGTCGAGAACGCCGATCCGCTCCGCGAGGACCTCCTCGAGGTCGCAGAGAGCGGCACGCCGCTGTTCGGGATCTGCCTCGGCATGCAGATGCTGCTCACGACCAGCGAGGAGGGCGACAACGAGGGCGAATCTGCCGTCCAGGGCCTGGATCTGATTCCCGGTACCAACGTTCGGTTTGCCGAGGGCCAGAAGGTCCCGCACATGGGTTGGAACGAACTCGACGTCCGACGCGATCACCCGCTCGTCGAGGGTATTGACAGCGGTGCGTCAGAGACGCACCGAGAAAACGGATCCGTCGAAGGCGGATCCGTTGACGGGAATTACGCCTACTTCGTCCACTCCTACTACGCGATGCCCGACGACGAGAACGCCGTGGTTGCGACGACCGACTACGAGCGGGAGTTCCCGTCGATCGTGGCCAACGAGGCCGGCAACGTCTTCGGGACGCAGTTCCACCCCGAGAAGAGCGGCGAGACGGGCCTGCAGATCTTACGGAACTTCGTCGAAATCTGCGCCGACGAGTAA